The following proteins come from a genomic window of Sphingobium cloacae:
- a CDS encoding YbaN family protein, whose translation MQDLPEPERGRHLRLAWLAGGILCVGLGFIGALLPLMPTTIFLILAAGCFARSSPRLEVWLLDHPRFGPSLRMWREQRAIPRHAKVAACGGIALGYALFLLGAHPDAVLALAVAFALLCCAGWIISRPAQRIEP comes from the coding sequence ATGCAAGACTTGCCTGAACCCGAACGAGGGCGCCACCTTCGCCTCGCCTGGCTCGCAGGAGGAATTCTTTGTGTCGGCCTCGGCTTTATCGGCGCACTCCTACCGCTGATGCCCACGACGATCTTCCTTATCCTCGCCGCGGGCTGCTTTGCACGATCCTCTCCGCGCCTCGAAGTCTGGCTTCTCGACCACCCGCGGTTCGGGCCTTCGCTGCGGATGTGGCGAGAGCAGCGTGCCATCCCCCGCCATGCCAAGGTCGCCGCATGTGGCGGCATCGCGCTCGGCTACGCGCTGTTTCTCCTTGGTGCGCACCCCGACGCAGTGCTTGCGCTCGCAGTAGCTTTTGCGCTGCTATGCTGTGCCGGTTGGATCATCAGCCGTCCTGCCCAGAGGATTGAACCGTAA
- a CDS encoding sigma-70 family RNA polymerase sigma factor, giving the protein MRHDARKLEIWHAHRATLVESATALVGDRGNAEDIVQEAWLRFNRPPDQERSRLVTHPVGYLYRIVRNLAIDFLRKQRTSETIEAPGDPDAETVASPLPSPEQHALDRDELRAVETALSALPERTRTIFELYNYHGVTMQDIAARMHISVGLVHLLIKQAVTHCANAISDDEA; this is encoded by the coding sequence ATGCGACACGACGCGCGAAAACTCGAGATCTGGCACGCCCACCGCGCGACACTGGTGGAGTCCGCGACGGCGCTTGTCGGCGACCGCGGAAACGCGGAAGATATCGTGCAGGAAGCATGGCTGCGCTTCAACCGACCGCCCGATCAGGAACGGTCCCGACTGGTAACCCATCCCGTCGGCTATCTCTATCGCATCGTCCGTAACCTCGCGATCGACTTCCTTCGCAAGCAGCGCACTAGCGAAACTATCGAAGCGCCAGGCGATCCAGATGCCGAAACGGTGGCGAGCCCCCTGCCCTCGCCCGAACAGCATGCGCTCGACCGAGACGAGTTGCGCGCGGTCGAAACCGCGCTATCGGCACTGCCTGAGCGCACTCGCACCATATTCGAGCTCTATAACTATCACGGCGTCACCATGCAGGACATCGCCGCCCGCATGCACATCTCCGTCGGCCTCGTTCACCTCCTCATCAAACAGGCGGTAACCCACTGCGCAAATGCGATTTCGGACGACGAGGCATGA
- a CDS encoding biliverdin-producing heme oxygenase, with protein sequence MTGLNEASLIKALRAVTRKAHEHLDASIRAAAAFDTLAGYGRFATLQYLFHRDIDALYDDPALPAVLPDLAGRRRLNLIAADLQDLGLDIPEVDDPPAFAAGISADMPKALGWLYVAEGSNLGTAVLRKEAAKLGLSDNHGARHLAPAPEGPAAKWRAFTEAVGAIDLTAEDRQSATIGAQAAFARVQSLVDARLA encoded by the coding sequence ATGACCGGCCTGAATGAAGCGTCCCTGATCAAGGCCCTGCGGGCGGTGACGCGCAAAGCGCACGAGCATCTGGATGCGTCGATCAGGGCTGCCGCAGCCTTCGATACGCTGGCCGGCTACGGCCGGTTCGCCACACTGCAGTATCTGTTCCATCGCGACATCGACGCGCTTTATGACGATCCCGCACTTCCCGCTGTGCTGCCCGATCTTGCCGGACGGCGCAGACTGAATCTGATAGCGGCGGATTTGCAGGACCTCGGCCTGGATATTCCAGAGGTCGATGACCCACCCGCATTCGCGGCAGGGATTTCTGCAGATATGCCAAAGGCCCTGGGATGGCTCTACGTTGCCGAAGGCTCGAATCTGGGTACGGCGGTGCTACGCAAGGAAGCCGCCAAGCTCGGGCTGTCTGACAACCATGGCGCCCGCCACCTCGCACCGGCGCCCGAGGGCCCGGCGGCCAAATGGCGCGCCTTCACCGAGGCAGTGGGCGCAATCGACCTGACTGCCGAGGACAGGCAATCGGCAACGATCGGCGCGCAGGCTGCGTTCGCACGCGTGCAGTCACTGGTCGATGCAAGACTTGCCTGA